The genomic segment TGTTACTCGGAGTCTGGTATGGATGTTGCCATATGGATAATTGGGTATGTGTTCAATACAAGTAGTTTTCAACCCATTTCTGTATATATGGAGGGTCCTTGAAGGGTTATTTTCTCAAATCATGTTTGAGAATGTGTCTGTATCAAGCATGAGTATCTAAAAAAAACAGAGTTAACataaattgttgaaaatgttTTGTGTTCCTCAGGTTCTACTTGGGGATGTTGGAACTGGAAAATCTAGTCTTGTGTTGCGCTTCGTTAGGGGCCAATTTGTcgaatttcaggttggtgatgTTAAGTATTTttgttagtaatttttatatgtgCCTACATACGTATGTATGTGTCTGTACATACGTATATACATTTAGAGGCCAACTAGTTAGTAATATATATAGCTTGACATTTATCTTATGATGTAGGAATCAACTATTGGTGCTGCATTTTTCTCCCAGACGTTGGCGGTGGATGATGCAACTGTAAAGTTCGAGATTTGGGATACGGCCGGTCAAGAGCGGTACCATAGCTTGGCACCAATGTATTACAGAGGAGCTGCGGCTGCAATTATCGTTTACGATATAACAAATCTCGTAAGTTCATTATGAGTGTCGgatttgaatatgtttaaatatttttagtaagGTTTTCCATTTGCTAGACTTATGTATCGGACATGAGTGTCAGATTAGGTCATTTCAACAGAAACAAAAGTTCAAAATGTGAAACTGGGAAATAAAGCATTAAAGCTTTGGGATTCCCTAAACATTCCTGCAACTTTCTTGCCATCTTGCTCGGGTTTTTGTGTGAGTGTTAGATATGAGTATACGTCTTTTTAGGAGTATATCCTTGTATCCAGGTATGTATGTcgaatatgaatattttaaaaaatacgaaaaaatgCCACCACATGAAAAGctcaatttattcataaagatTTAAAATTCGAGAGTGAAATTTTGTTCTAGTTTGAAGTTTATAACAATATGTTCTTATTTTGTAGGCATCATTTGAGAGAGCTAAAAGATGGATTGAAGAACTTCAAGCACAAGGTAGacccttattttttttttacGGTTTTTAGAAAAACGTGAGTGTGAGATATGAATATATGTTAAACatgagttcttttttttttgaagtcaTGTATTTGAAGGACTGTATTCTCATATCCATGTTTAGGAATGTGTCTAATACGAGTGTTTAACACAGATTCTTCAAAAAAGACGAAGAATTGAAGCAATATAAATTATTGGTGAAAACACATTTCCCgtccctatcaattttgaaattgagcaaaTCGGTCCCTCTAAAAATTTTGGGCtatttaatccctatcaattttaaaagtgagCAAATAAGGACAATTAATTATGACGTTAATTTTTTCTATCAATAGTACCTAATTTTGAtttgtataataacaaatttaaccttcaatgtTTACATATCTTGTGTAAATGTTGACAGATGTGTAAATTTTgcaggttaaatttgttaaatcaggATCAAGCTGACAGAATGTGTAAATGTTGcaggctaaatttattaaattaaaaataaattgacaaAAGGTGTAAactttgagggttaaatttgttatcatATCAATAAAATACATGTACAATTGATGGAAAAACATTAACGTTATGATTAATTGTTCTTTATTgctcacttttaaaattgacagcAGTTAATTTGCTCCAATTTCTTTTTTAAAGAGGCCGATTTACTTAATATCGAAATTAAGAAGGACCAAAGAAGTCTTGTTacctaaatttttatatgttttatttactctttttcttttcaatgtgAAGGCAATTCTGATATGGTAATGGCACTTGCTGGGAACAAAGCTGATTTACTGGATGCAAAGAATGTGGAAACGGAGGTGAGTTATCATTCTGTTACTCGGATTCGAGTGTGTGTTTAATATAAATAAGTCTTTGATACGGGGTACATTCAACTTGTTCTTAGAAACATTTTTCAAGTATTCAGAGCGTCATTAGAGGAGGACCATATCTTTCGTATCCATATTGAAAAATGCATCAGACATTTCAATTTTTCGACTAGATGTAGTCTAGTTTTCGACTGTTTTGACACTTCAAAACAACTCGTTATCTACATAGGATATGGAAAAGGATCATATAGTTCTGTGGTTCGTTTTGTTTCAAGCATGCGAATGTCCAATTGGACTTcttattctctttgttctttcagGAAGCAAAAACTTATGCTCAAGAGAACGGCCTTTTCTTCGTGGAAACTTCCGCCAAGACTTCGTCCAATGTCAACAACATTTTCTACGAAATAGGTGATTCATTTCTCATTTATGTTACTTAGACTCGGGTGCGAGTGTCCAATACCGAAATGTTCAATAACAAAAAACGG from the Gossypium hirsutum isolate 1008001.06 chromosome D09, Gossypium_hirsutum_v2.1, whole genome shotgun sequence genome contains:
- the LOC107891751 gene encoding ras-related protein RABF2b — encoded protein: MATTENKTINAKIVLLGDVGTGKSSLVLRFVRGQFVEFQESTIGAAFFSQTLAVDDATVKFEIWDTAGQERYHSLAPMYYRGAAAAIIVYDITNLASFERAKRWIEELQAQGNSDMVMALAGNKADLLDAKNVETEEAKTYAQENGLFFVETSAKTSSNVNNIFYEIAKRIPRVQPSQNPAGMVLMDRSAEQTARASCCSY